One Rosa chinensis cultivar Old Blush chromosome 5, RchiOBHm-V2, whole genome shotgun sequence genomic region harbors:
- the LOC112167141 gene encoding uncharacterized protein LOC112167141, with translation MQSMLNLHGTFGLPLCVSGITHHPPHLTHEMADHDRRREAMKKQRSRAREELNANQELGIDRIRGRVAEEIMDGDLAALLHDLSLCYLANCIAKAA, from the exons atgcaGTCCATGTTGAACCTTCATGGCACCTTTGGCCTTCCTCTATGCGTTTCAGGGATAACTCATCATCCTCCTCATCTCACCCACGA gatggCGGATCATGATCGGAGAAGAGAGGCCATGAAAAAGCAGAGATCGAGAGCTAGAGAGGAGCTCAATGCGAATCAGGAACTGGGTATTGACAGGATCAGAGGAAGAGTGGCGGAAGAGATCATGGATGGTGATCTAGCTGCTCTACTGCATGATCTGTCCCTTTGTTATTTGGCTAATTGTATTGCCAAAGCTGCTTAG